In Rhodobacter xanthinilyticus, a single window of DNA contains:
- a CDS encoding YqgE/AlgH family protein produces the protein MDLTGKLLIAMPGMGDARFEHSVVAICAHSPEGAMGLIVNKPLPKPGMGDLLGQLGIQMAASDRPDRAPILFGGPVETGRGFVLHSPEWRGGEHAMKVSEGLSMTATRDILEDIAAGMGPEQAVLALGYAGWGPGQLEAEILDNGWLIAEGDPGLALDGDHATKWTRALAGMGIDPRTLSAAAGHA, from the coding sequence ATGGATCTGACGGGGAAGCTTCTGATTGCGATGCCCGGGATGGGCGACGCGCGGTTTGAACATTCGGTGGTGGCGATTTGTGCGCATAGCCCTGAGGGGGCGATGGGGCTGATCGTCAACAAGCCCTTGCCGAAGCCCGGGATGGGCGACCTTCTGGGGCAGCTCGGGATCCAGATGGCGGCCTCGGACCGGCCGGATCGGGCGCCGATCCTGTTTGGCGGGCCGGTCGAGACCGGGCGGGGGTTCGTGCTCCACAGCCCCGAATGGCGCGGGGGCGAGCATGCGATGAAGGTCAGCGAGGGGCTCTCGATGACCGCGACGCGCGATATTCTCGAGGATATTGCCGCGGGGATGGGGCCTGAGCAGGCGGTGCTGGCGCTCGGCTATGCGGGCTGGGGGCCGGGGCAGCTCGAGGCGGAGATCCTCGACAACGGCTGGTTGATTGCCGAGGGCGATCCGGGGCTTGCGCTCGACGGCGATCACGCGACGAAGTGGACGCGCGCGCTGGCCGGGATGGGGATTGATCCGCGCACGCTCTCGGCGGCGGCGGGGCATGCCTGA
- a CDS encoding MBL fold metallo-hydrolase: MSKAPGRGGLSYPFPEPPAFGEALEIAPGVLWARLPLPMALDHVNAFALDEGESWTLVDPGMDTRAGRAALEALIAGPLGGRPVGRVIVTHYHPDHIGLAGWLQARGAELLTTRTSWLFARMLTLDVHPLPVAETLEFWRRAGMDPEIHARRAAERPFNFADCVHPLPLGFTRIVEGDVIAAAGRRWRVRVGEGHAPDHATLWSEDDDLILGGDQLMPSISANLGVYATEPLADPVADWLESCRRFQPLAEARHLVLPGHKLPFTGLPLRLRQMIENHEGALARLRGLLAEGPRAATGCFPALFKRPIGEAEYGLALVEAVAHLNHLMHRGEVTREESAAGPWLWRLV, translated from the coding sequence GTGAGCAAGGCGCCCGGGCGAGGGGGGCTGAGCTACCCCTTCCCCGAGCCGCCGGCCTTTGGTGAGGCCCTCGAGATCGCGCCCGGAGTTCTCTGGGCGCGTCTGCCTTTGCCGATGGCGCTCGATCACGTCAACGCTTTCGCGCTCGACGAGGGCGAGAGCTGGACGCTCGTCGACCCCGGGATGGATACCCGCGCCGGGCGCGCCGCGCTCGAGGCGCTGATCGCCGGGCCCTTGGGCGGGCGGCCCGTGGGCCGCGTCATCGTCACCCATTACCACCCCGATCATATCGGCCTCGCGGGCTGGTTGCAGGCGCGCGGCGCCGAACTCCTCACCACCCGCACCTCCTGGCTCTTCGCGCGGATGCTGACGCTCGATGTGCACCCGCTGCCGGTCGCCGAAACGCTCGAGTTCTGGCGCCGCGCCGGGATGGACCCGGAAATCCACGCCCGCCGCGCGGCCGAGCGGCCCTTCAACTTCGCCGATTGCGTGCACCCGCTGCCCTTGGGCTTCACCCGGATCGTCGAGGGCGATGTGATCGCGGCGGCGGGGCGGCGCTGGCGGGTGCGGGTGGGCGAAGGCCATGCGCCCGACCATGCGACGCTCTGGTCCGAGGACGATGATCTGATCCTCGGCGGCGATCAGCTTATGCCCTCGATCTCGGCCAATCTGGGCGTCTATGCGACCGAGCCGCTGGCCGACCCGGTGGCCGATTGGCTCGAAAGCTGCCGCCGTTTTCAGCCGCTCGCCGAGGCGCGGCACCTCGTTTTGCCCGGCCACAAGCTGCCCTTCACCGGGTTGCCGCTGCGGCTGCGGCAGATGATCGAGAACCACGAGGGCGCGCTCGCCCGGCTGCGCGGGCTGCTGGCCGAGGGGCCGCGCGCGGCGACCGGCTGTTTCCCCGCGCTCTTCAAACGCCCGATCGGCGAGGCGGAATATGGGCTCGCGCTGGTCGAGGCGGTGGCGCATCTCAACCATCTGATGCACCGCGGCGAGGTCACGCGCGAGGAGAGCGCCGCGGGGCCCTGGCTCTGGCGCCTCGTCTGA
- a CDS encoding protein-disulfide reductase DsbD domain-containing protein, whose translation MFRFAPLPIALLLAAPLAAQDAPLPPGMAGVELLQGWQTPSGERISALRIALDQGWKTYWRSPGDAGIPPILNFASSENVAGVEVHWPAPEVFDQNGLRSVGYHNELILPLEITPADPRRPVELSANLEMGICHDICVPVSVAVSRDLFGPGAPDPMINAALTEQPRQMPGGARCAVEPIRDGMRVTARITLPPEADQVALFELRSTPMWVSESVAHREGDTLVAMAEFVPENAQPFALDQRDLRITVLSEAGAVEFNGCPE comes from the coding sequence ATGTTCAGATTTGCGCCCCTTCCGATCGCTCTCCTGCTGGCCGCGCCGCTGGCCGCGCAAGACGCCCCGCTGCCGCCCGGCATGGCGGGGGTCGAGCTCTTGCAGGGCTGGCAAACCCCCTCGGGCGAGCGGATCTCGGCGCTGCGCATCGCGCTCGATCAGGGCTGGAAAACCTATTGGCGCAGCCCCGGCGATGCCGGCATCCCGCCGATCCTGAATTTCGCGAGTTCGGAAAATGTCGCGGGCGTCGAGGTCCACTGGCCCGCGCCCGAGGTCTTCGACCAGAACGGGCTGCGCTCGGTGGGCTATCATAACGAGCTGATCTTGCCGCTCGAGATCACCCCCGCCGACCCGCGCCGACCCGTCGAGCTCTCGGCCAATCTCGAGATGGGGATCTGCCACGATATCTGCGTGCCGGTCTCGGTCGCGGTCTCGCGCGATCTCTTCGGCCCCGGCGCGCCCGATCCGATGATCAACGCCGCGCTGACCGAGCAACCCCGGCAGATGCCGGGCGGCGCGCGCTGCGCCGTCGAGCCGATCCGCGACGGGATGCGGGTCACCGCCCGGATCACCCTGCCGCCCGAGGCAGATCAGGTGGCGCTCTTTGAGCTGCGCTCGACGCCGATGTGGGTCTCGGAATCGGTGGCGCATCGCGAGGGCGATACCCTCGTCGCGATGGCGGAATTCGTGCCGGAAAATGCCCAGCCCTTCGCGCTCGATCAGCGCGATCTGCGGATCACCGTGCTCTCCGAGGCCGGCGCGGTCGAGTTCAACGGCTGCCCCGAATGA
- a CDS encoding acyl-CoA dehydrogenase, with translation MPYRSPVAELRFILDKVVPMESLSATEKFAEATGETVEAILTEAAKLCDEVMAPLLRNGDLHPAKLENGVVRSSPGFKEAYEQIAEGGWVGIAAPEEFGGMGLPLTLSIAVNDMMSGANLALQLNPLLTQGQLDALEHHASDEIKALYMPKLASGVWSGTMNLTEPQAGSDVGALRSKAEPLGDGTYAVTGQKIFISWGDSDLTENVCHLVLARLPDGAPGTKGISLFMVPKYIPDENGNPGVANSLKVVSLEHKMGLHGSPTCVMSFEGAKGWMIDGPNKGMAAMFTMMNNARLNVGVQGIGVAEGAYQKALEYARDRVQFKPIIEHADVRRMLAEMKAEVFAARSIALACAVSIDLGHALKDAHWAARAALLTPIAKAYGTDVGMWVSDQGIQVHGGMGFIEETGAAQFYRDVRVTAIYEGTNGIQSMDLVGRKMMDEGKAAFRLLQEVEDEAKAARETMPDLAEAVWEAAESLREHTEFLLGQDIQDRFAGSVAYLRAFARVLGAHYHLRAALAGGEGSAYAKLAAVYIKRLLPQYAAALAEAKEGAAGLYALSAEDLGL, from the coding sequence ATGCCGTACCGTTCGCCCGTCGCCGAATTGCGTTTCATTCTCGACAAGGTCGTGCCGATGGAGTCCTTGAGCGCCACCGAGAAATTCGCCGAGGCCACCGGCGAGACGGTCGAGGCGATCCTGACGGAGGCCGCCAAGCTCTGTGACGAGGTGATGGCGCCGCTTCTGCGCAATGGCGATCTGCACCCGGCCAAGCTGGAAAACGGGGTCGTGCGGTCCTCGCCGGGCTTCAAGGAGGCCTATGAGCAGATCGCCGAGGGCGGCTGGGTCGGTATCGCGGCGCCGGAGGAATTTGGCGGCATGGGCCTGCCGCTGACGCTCTCGATCGCGGTCAATGACATGATGTCGGGGGCGAACCTCGCGCTCCAGCTCAACCCGCTTCTGACCCAGGGCCAGCTCGACGCGCTCGAGCATCACGCCTCGGACGAGATCAAGGCGCTTTACATGCCGAAGCTCGCCTCGGGGGTCTGGTCGGGCACGATGAACCTGACCGAGCCGCAGGCGGGTTCCGATGTGGGCGCACTGCGCTCGAAGGCCGAGCCGCTGGGCGATGGCACCTATGCGGTGACCGGCCAGAAGATCTTCATCTCCTGGGGTGATTCGGATCTCACCGAGAACGTCTGCCACCTGGTGCTCGCCCGTCTGCCCGATGGCGCGCCGGGCACGAAGGGGATCTCGCTCTTCATGGTGCCGAAATATATCCCCGACGAGAACGGCAACCCGGGGGTTGCGAACTCGCTCAAGGTCGTGTCGCTCGAGCACAAGATGGGTCTGCATGGCTCGCCGACCTGCGTGATGAGCTTCGAGGGCGCGAAGGGCTGGATGATCGACGGGCCGAACAAGGGCATGGCCGCGATGTTCACGATGATGAACAACGCGCGGCTGAACGTCGGCGTGCAGGGGATCGGGGTGGCCGAGGGCGCCTATCAGAAGGCGCTCGAATATGCCCGCGACCGGGTGCAGTTCAAGCCGATCATCGAGCATGCCGATGTGCGCCGGATGCTCGCCGAGATGAAGGCCGAGGTGTTCGCCGCGCGCTCGATCGCACTGGCTTGCGCGGTTTCGATCGACCTTGGCCATGCGCTGAAGGACGCGCATTGGGCGGCGCGCGCGGCGCTGCTGACGCCGATCGCCAAAGCCTATGGCACCGATGTCGGCATGTGGGTGTCCGACCAAGGGATCCAGGTTCATGGCGGCATGGGCTTCATCGAGGAGACCGGCGCGGCGCAATTCTACCGCGACGTGCGCGTCACCGCGATCTATGAGGGCACCAACGGCATCCAGTCGATGGACCTCGTCGGCCGCAAGATGATGGATGAGGGCAAGGCGGCGTTCCGGCTCCTGCAAGAGGTTGAGGACGAGGCCAAGGCCGCGCGCGAGACCATGCCGGATCTCGCCGAGGCGGTCTGGGAGGCGGCGGAATCGCTGCGCGAGCATACCGAATTCCTGCTGGGCCAGGATATCCAGGACCGCTTCGCCGGCTCGGTCGCTTACTTGCGCGCCTTCGCGCGGGTTCTGGGCGCGCATTACCACCTGCGTGCGGCGCTCGCCGGCGGCGAGGGCTCGGCCTATGCCAAGCTCGCCGCGGTTTATATCAAGCGCCTGCTGCCGCAATATGCCGCGGCGCTGGCCGAGGCCAAGGAAGGCGCGGCGGGGCTCTATGCTCTGAGCGCCGAAGATCTCGGCCTGTGA
- a CDS encoding AzlC family ABC transporter permease, translated as MSSSNLSAAYWRGFRHGLPFLLVIVPFGVLFGVAGTEAGLNLAEVMGFSILVIAGASQFTAVQLMSDHAPVILVLLTSLAVNLRMAMYSASLAPHLGAASRWHKSLVAYFMVDQAYAMAIADYERAPEQSLAEKLAYYAGVCTPICPQWYVSTLAGAVLGAAIPAEFALDFAAPITFLAMLGPALRSFAHVAAAAVSVGVALALAFLPSGLGLLIAAVAAMGTGAQVELWMARGAAR; from the coding sequence ATGAGCTCCTCCAACCTCTCCGCCGCCTATTGGCGCGGTTTCCGCCATGGCCTGCCGTTTTTGCTCGTCATCGTGCCTTTCGGCGTGCTTTTCGGCGTGGCCGGCACCGAGGCCGGGCTCAACCTCGCCGAGGTGATGGGCTTTTCGATCCTGGTGATCGCGGGGGCCTCGCAATTCACCGCGGTGCAGCTGATGAGCGATCATGCGCCGGTGATCCTCGTGCTTCTGACCTCGCTCGCGGTGAACCTGCGCATGGCGATGTATTCGGCCTCGCTCGCGCCGCATCTGGGGGCGGCGAGCCGCTGGCATAAATCTCTGGTGGCCTATTTCATGGTCGATCAGGCCTATGCGATGGCGATCGCCGATTATGAGCGCGCGCCCGAGCAGAGCCTCGCGGAGAAGCTCGCCTATTACGCGGGGGTCTGCACGCCGATCTGCCCGCAATGGTATGTCTCGACGCTGGCGGGCGCGGTTCTGGGCGCGGCGATCCCGGCGGAATTCGCGCTCGATTTCGCGGCGCCGATCACCTTCCTCGCGATGCTGGGCCCGGCGCTGCGCAGCTTCGCCCATGTCGCGGCGGCGGCGGTCTCGGTGGGGGTGGCGCTCGCGCTCGCCTTCCTGCCCTCGGGGCTCGGGCTCCTGATCGCGGCGGTGGCGGCGATGGGGACGGGCGCGCAGGTCGAGCTCTGGATGGCGCGGGGGGCCGCGCGATGA
- a CDS encoding AzlD domain-containing protein: MTGYSPLEIWTIIIVMGIGTFFLRYSFLGLAGKRPLPAWALRYLRYTPVAVLPGLVAPLVIWPTATGGAFDPARLIAAVVTIAVGVLSRNTLAAILGGLAALYLGLWLIG; this comes from the coding sequence ATGACCGGCTACAGCCCGCTCGAGATCTGGACGATCATCATCGTGATGGGGATCGGCACGTTTTTCCTGCGCTATTCCTTCCTTGGCCTCGCGGGTAAGCGGCCGCTGCCGGCCTGGGCGCTGCGCTATCTGCGCTATACGCCGGTCGCGGTGCTGCCGGGGCTGGTCGCGCCGCTGGTCATCTGGCCGACCGCGACGGGCGGCGCCTTCGACCCCGCGCGGCTGATCGCGGCGGTGGTCACGATCGCGGTGGGCGTGCTCAGCCGCAACACCCTCGCCGCGATCCTCGGCGGGCTCGCGGCGCTTTATCTCGGGCTCTGGCTGATCGGCTGA
- a CDS encoding L-threonylcarbamoyladenylate synthase has translation MSLITQRLAADAPGLAAAAVALRAGDLVAFPTETVYGLGGDARSGAAVARIYEAKGRPRFNPLIAHLPSLEAAEKIAVFSDEARALARAFWPGPLTLVLPLRAEAGISDLVTAGLETVAIRVPAHPVARALLEAFGGPLAAPSANPSGKVSPTTADHVLEGLSGRIAAVVDGGPCAVGVESTILSLAPPRLLRPGGLPAEALEAALGQPLEAGGDAAKPNAPGQLTSHYAPGAAVRLAAAEKRLGEIYLGFGPGPAADLTLSASGDLVEAAAALFGALREADKLARTRGAQTIAVAPVPDHGLGRAINDRLRRAAAPRP, from the coding sequence ATGTCTCTGATAACCCAACGTCTCGCGGCCGATGCGCCGGGCCTGGCCGCCGCGGCGGTGGCGCTGCGTGCGGGCGATCTCGTCGCCTTCCCGACCGAAACGGTCTATGGCTTGGGCGGCGATGCGCGCTCGGGCGCGGCGGTCGCGCGCATTTACGAGGCCAAGGGCCGGCCCCGGTTCAACCCGCTGATCGCCCATCTGCCCTCGCTCGAAGCGGCGGAAAAGATTGCGGTTTTCTCCGATGAGGCGCGCGCGCTGGCCCGCGCCTTCTGGCCCGGGCCGCTGACGCTGGTGCTGCCGCTGCGCGCCGAGGCCGGGATCTCCGATCTCGTCACCGCCGGGCTCGAAACGGTCGCGATCCGGGTGCCCGCCCATCCGGTCGCGCGCGCGCTCCTCGAGGCCTTCGGCGGCCCGCTCGCCGCGCCCTCCGCCAACCCCTCGGGCAAGGTCAGCCCGACCACCGCCGATCATGTCCTCGAAGGCCTCTCGGGCAGGATCGCGGCGGTGGTCGATGGCGGGCCCTGCGCGGTGGGGGTCGAGTCGACGATCCTGTCGCTCGCGCCGCCCCGGCTGCTGCGACCCGGCGGGCTGCCGGCCGAGGCACTCGAGGCCGCGCTGGGCCAGCCGCTCGAAGCCGGCGGCGATGCCGCCAAACCAAATGCGCCCGGCCAGCTCACCTCGCATTACGCGCCCGGCGCTGCGGTGCGCCTCGCGGCCGCGGAAAAACGCCTCGGCGAGATCTATCTCGGCTTCGGCCCCGGCCCCGCGGCCGATCTGACGCTCTCCGCCTCGGGCGATCTCGTCGAGGCCGCCGCCGCCCTCTTCGGCGCCCTGCGCGAGGCCGACAAACTCGCCCGCACGCGCGGCGCCCAAACCATCGCCGTCGCCCCCGTCCCCGATCACGGACTTGGCCGCGCGATCAACGACCGGCTCCGCCGCGCCGCCGCGCCGCGCCCCTGA